The Lodderomyces elongisporus chromosome 6, complete sequence region tgtttcaagtgcatccttacaccgagtttcaagtgcatccttacatccgagtttcaagtgcatccttacaccgagtttcaagtgcatccttacaccgagtttcaagtgcatccttacaccgagtttcaagtgcatccttacaccgagtttcaagtgcatccttacaccgagtttcaagtgcatccttacaccgagtttcaagtgcatccttacaccgagtttcaagtgcatccttacaccgagtttcaagtgcatccttacaccgagtttcaagtgcatccttacaccgaggttcaagtgcatccttacaccgagtttcaagtgcatccttacaccgagtttcaagtgcatccttacaccgagtttcaagtgcatctcAATCTTATGCACAGATCTCATCCCTTTCATGGTGACTCTCCGTTAATTGCTCTACTTTTCCATCAACATCTCTCATTTTACTAGACACTTACAATTGAACACCTCACAACATGCCAACTTTTCTACTTTCTATTACTGTAAGGAATCCATGACTAAACTTActatattttaattttcttgttAATTGTTATGAATGTCAGCACATGATTCATCTGCATTTGGTTCAATTTCCAGTCAAATCAGTTCACCAAAATTTAAAAGTGAGTGTTTTgtcaactttttcttttttccttgaaCAATTTTGACTTGTCTTTAAAGCTCATCACTCataattatttttcaatcaGTAACATCACCTCCTAGACTATATCAAACTACAATTTTATCTGCTCAATGGATTCTGTATTGGCTCTTCATTAGCTCTACCCTACTTAATCACGTGAAGAGCAGAAACAATGTCAAGCACTGGTGCTACCAACTTTTCTCTCGTCTCCCTCATTAAGTTGTTCCTGCTTGCCCTGGTTATGTATATAACAAAGTTCATATTTAATGGCCAACGCCTCTACCTTCCATAGACATCTTTTAAAAATAGCTTGCAAGTGTAATACACTGACTATTTTTACACCTCGTTATTACATAGTATCTGTACAGATACCACTCGTTTCATTTATGATATTCGATTTAGACGAAACAATCGCTAACCACTCCTACAGTAAGTACAATCACTTTGCCTTTTGAATACATTACTCTAGAGTAATTTTGTACACCATTAGAGACTAGGACACTTCATACTTTTACAATTAACCCCACTCcatctctttattttaacTTCCATGGTCAGAACCTGCTACGAAATATGGCTATGTGATTCCGGTTGCTCGtctccatcatcatcaccatctcCCCTCATCGTCAGGCGTGGGTCCGCCAAAACCACTTCATTCTTTCCCTATTCACAAAACTTCAATGCTCTTGTTTTATCGTTCTCCGCTCTAaacttccttctttttttgtctatttCTCCACAATTGTTCTCAATCTCAACGAGCATCAAAATTGTTAAagagcaaagaaagaaacagaaacggACCAAACTTCTTCTCGCGCAATAATCTTGTATGCTGACTCACGTGATGCAGTAAAGAAACTCAACCATAATTGGATTTCAATTCTAATACCACCCCAACACGAAACACCGATTTTTCCATGATATACAGACAAGTTATCCTTGTTCTATGAGCACCAAAGAATGTAACTCTACCTTTGAATTTGCTcgatcatttttttttttgctttcccAATGTGgtagaaaaaaatgttttaaTGTATACATTAATACATGTACTTTGTGAAGAGTGTGAAGAATCGCAATTTTTTCCATGACACAAGTACCTAAAACACTGGCATCCTTATAGTCGCTTTTTTCataataaacaaactacTTTTATAAAATGCAATATCTAATGGGATCTGTTCTCTTTctaattgttgtttttgtttttgtatttctcTGTGACGGTATATTGAGAATTGCATTGatcatttctttctctgatcacattccttttttttggcgcattttaatacaaaaatatacggaaaacaaattaagCTTTGATATCGAATTCGTGGAAAATTATTGAATCATTAGACTACAAAACTTTCAAATTCTGAATCATACAAGCAGTCTTCACATCATTTATGCATAGTTTGGCTTTATACTTCTTACTTAATTTTTACTTATACCCACAATTTCTCATTCAGATAACtgcttcaaaaaaaaatacaacaaactCATTTCATAATTAAGCAGTCCTCGGTCCTATAGTTGTACTCATTCGCTATTTACTCTAAACATTACTCAATAATACATATTCATACATAaataaacacacacaaacacacatacacacatacacacatacacacatacacatatacacaattataattataatacacacacactaaCTCATAGGTTTAGTGTTTCGTGATTGCTATCACGTCTTTACATTAGTTGCTACAATCACAGGTTTTCCAATAAGTTCCATCGGACTAGTCTTGGGACTGCTCATGGTACTAGGTGGCCGAATTTCATGAAAATACGATTCTTCAGCATCTGACCCTACTCCATCTGAAACTTCGTACTCTACATCAGATTCATCAGGAATGCACTCTGTGGCATTGTGTTTATACCCCATCACGATATCCTCGTGTTGTGGTGTAGAACTTAGACTTTTAGAGTGCAGCCCTTGGAACCGAGGAGTtaattgttgctgttgttgttgctgctctTGCATAACCTGACTAGATGAggatgctgatgctgctTCCACTACTGACAGTTGACCTTTCTGTGCTTCCCGCGTGGCTTCTGAGTTGGAAAGAGAGTCTTGTGGCCCAATATCATCTGCAGAGGCATTCGCACTTGCACTCGCACTTGCACTTGCACTCGCACTTGCACTTGTTGCAATTGGCGGTGGCGGCGATGGTTCCTTGTGCGATGGCAACAATTTATACGAATACTGAATCAAAAATTCAACCACTAGTTGTGACAATGCATACTCTTCAGGATCAAGATCATGGTCTGGATGCGAGAGTATCAGTGGCTGGAAAATGGCAGAAAGGTTGCGTGCACTCATCAAGTTCTGTTTCAGATAGCTTTGTACCATAGCAAGTAAGTCCAAGATGTAGAATAAAAGTTGTTTCGATGCTATTGGGAGATTGTTTAATAATACTCGGTAGATGTCGATAGCAGTGCGCACATCATTAGTGAGTTTCTTGTAGTTTTTtgccttcttctttttctgcttATTGGAGAAATCTTCTTGACTACTTTGGGGAATGGATAGCAGGAGGGTTGGTTGTTGAAGTGAAGCAGTAATTGTCGAAGCAGGAGCAGTTTGTGCAGTTTGTGCAGTTTGTGCAGTTTGCGGAGCTTGCGAAGTTGGAACTGCTGAAACTGCTTGAGTATCTGGTAAATTACTTGGTGTAGCTCTCGCGTTGCTCAGGCTTTCTGCATTCACAGACAGAGCATGATTATCGTTATGACGTCCCATGTTGGCTTCAGTCAACATCTGTGACGAGTCTCCTTCACTTTTCTTTCGAAGACTCCTCGTTGGATTCTCTGCCTTGTACTTCATATAGCTTATAATTCTAGGTCGTTCTTTCAAAACAACTCTAAACTCCTCATAAACATCAAGCGGAATCAATGGTTCTGGTAATGCATTCAAGTACCTTCGCAAGATGATGCTGCGTCATGAACAGTATACCCATCCCAGATCAACTTCTTACCATAATCAGGAGGTGTATTGAATATAACTTGCAACTCCTTCAATCGTTTTGAAGAGCCACCAACACGAAATATTCCTTCAACTGTCAatccattctttttcaagtatACTCCGCACTTGGCAACCACAATGGGTATTTCACCATACTGCAAACCACTCGTCTGGTCATCTGATGATAACACCGAGATCTTGGCTGCTGCCTCGGAAAGCGCTTGTTGTAATGGTACACCAAAATACTTTGAGTTTTCGTCAACTAGCGAATTGCTCTGCAAAAAGGAGTCACGACGATTTCGTATACTATTCTCGGAGTTGGATCGTACTCTAGACACATTGTTTGTTGATCTCAGTTTGTGGTTCAATATAGGTCGCAAGAAATCGTgcgttgatgatgatgcagTCGGCGAAGTGCCCAAATAATTCGAAGTTGAAAAGCTCGACTGCGCATTATTGTGCAGCAGTATCGACTGTCGCTGGTGGAAAGGCAGTGGGATATAGTTTGATGGAGACGGGGAGATTGCTCCCGGCTCCAAGTTCCCACTGATACTCGATGACATTGggatgctgttgctgttaatgttgctattgttgtttgtgttggATGGAATATTCAACGGACTTCGCTGTGGTTGAAGACGTGGcatctgttgctgctgttgttgctgttgttgttgctgctgaagTTGCTGCAGTGATGAAGACGG contains the following coding sequences:
- the SAC7_2 gene encoding GTPase activating protein (GAP) for Rho1p; translated protein: MSHSSSPNRSSSIFGWAKSLKRSHLLSNDSVNEISDSDNASSKFSPTKSINAGAFPSIVPSSSSQQLQQQQQQQQQQQQMPRLQPQRSPLNIPSNTNNNSNINSNSIPMSSSISGNLEPGAISPSPSNYIPSPFHQRQSISSHNNAQSSFSTSNYLGTSPTASSSTHDFLRPILNHKSRSTNNVSRVRSNSENSIRNRRDSFLQSNSLVDENSKYFGVPLQQALSEAAAKISVLSSDDQTSGLQYGEIPIVVAKCGVYLKKNGLTVEGIFRVGGSSKRLKELQVIFNTPPDYEPLIPLDVYEEFRVVLKERPRIISYMKYKAENPTRSLRKKSEGDSSQMLTEANMGRHNDNHASSVNAESSSNARATPSNLPDTQAVSAVPTSQAPQTAQTAQTAQTAPASTITASLQQPTLSLSIPQSSQEDFSNKQKKKKAKNYKKLTNDVRTAIDIYRVLLNNLPIASKQLLFYILDLLAMVQSYSKQNLMSARNLSAIFQPSILSHPDHDLDPEEYALSQLVVEFLIQYSYKLLPSHKEPSPPPPIATSASASASASASASANASADDIGPQDSLSNSEATREAQKGQSSVVEAASASSSSQVMQEQQQQQQQLTPRFQGSHSKSLSSTPQHEDIVMGYKHNATECIPDESDVEYEVSDGVGSDAEESYFHEIRPPSTMSSPKTSPMELIGKPVIVATNVKT